From a region of the Vanrija pseudolonga chromosome 2, complete sequence genome:
- the JHD1 gene encoding JmjC domain-containing histone demethylation protein 1, with product MARGKQKEEPETCALCPASGQPVFSAPSSSTAGPSSSDQSPDLQWIACGKCKKWYHSVCVLQSSEEWAGTVPPELREQADASAFGAWFDWPAPVAKWYCLDCIAYSTSPDNPKPPRQPLAATLKKPRKRASTTASPTRKRSRLSSTDAAPEPVGSAVDAPRPKRKAALDRPDYWNMHNHIATPTKNWLDLIKDPKKYGRVIKPDNFPRVPGSLLRREWVDSGASPSDLGVSEPAYPPEFPPTLFYGPTREPLVVTAAEGGLSSMGGMVPDASLTVDDVARLVGPEKLVDVIDVATQQSSQWPLAKWAAYLKAKADPSAAGPSKVYNIISLEISGSELAQLVRPPKIVADVDWVENYWHFPGGKEATMRAAAKKEDDEAEGEDEGKPRPRQKNDWPKVQLYCLMGMKDSWTDWHVDFAASSVYYNVHTGSKVFFFIRPTEANLAAYAQWSGSHELQSNTWLPDMCDEVRKVTLTAGDTMIIPAGYIHAVFTPIDSIVFGGNFVHSYDIPTQLRLRQIEIDTKVPQRFRFPFFEKLCWYVAQKHVSDLRAVRTYRPGGKQATVTKPGDRVLHGLVYLARFLIRQVQMMEDPKTDDKHRRLIWNRIPNEVQDAGALAHELLWRVEQELPDSWEDEEEVKVEETGGKGRKKKGSAAVNGSNGSKPSSLPRAKSLQLLDKPASSRTWRFSPAPWEQEDNPIAQNSTTVMLPRPGATETEEAEVVEAVYSQRRRRTRTEEGELVLEEQDLVFTERRTIWRGAQLRTGRKLFSPASLRYDDAPNTHVELLDAAFPGALPVIDPEAVRLSLLTAFALGCDINPRSTFDRKHYFYHDIPSSYQITQHYNPIARAGSVRFEHGEAGVMRDFDVGIVQLQIEQDTAKSQTVGGEVLVDLNRAGTGLMEVVTQPDMRSAEEAGAFGNLRVDANVSVRRPGEPFRTRCEIKNVNSVRFLQQAVEAERARHIEHYETNPDTPLRQETRGLNEMTGKTYALRSKEEAEDYRYMPDSNLPAIAVKEDFLDSLRESLPEMPWVTVKRLTSAYGLDSRDVETLIGLDEYHGAGIAYFEEVVGGDVALGRKASNWIAHELIGQLTKVNKTWTPEAVPAALLREIIVAVEESKITGSTGRNVLKHVLSTGSAGSLDDLLTALGITPSSADDLRALCDAVIAKLPKEADKVRKGNDKVVMRLVGEVMKVSKGTADAKAARELLLDILRA from the exons ATGGCGCGTGGAAAACAAAAGGAAGAGCCAGAAACCTGCGCCCTGTGTCCGGCCTCGGGACAGCCAGTCTTCTCCGCACCTAGCTCCTCGACCGCTGGGCCTTCCTCGTCCGACCAGTCGCCCGACCTCCAGTGGATCGCGTGTGGCAAGTGCAAGAAGTGGTATCACTCGGTCTGTGTGCTCCAGTCATCCGAGGAATGGGCCGGTACCGtgccgcccgagctgcgGGAGCAGGCGGACGCGAGTGCCTTCGGCGCATGGTTCGACTGGCCAGCACCAGTGGCCAAGTG GTACTGTCTAGACTGCATTGCCTACTCGACGTCCCCGGACAACCCAAAGCCCCCACGCCAGCCATTAGCCGCCACGTTGAAGAAGCCGCGCAAGCGTGCGTCAACGACCGCATCTCCAACAAGAAAGCGCTCTCGCCTGAGCTCGACCGACGCAGCTCCTGAGCCCGTTGGCTCGGCAGTCGACGCGCCACGGCCTAAGCGAAAGGCGGCGCTCGATAGGCCAGATTACTGGAATATGCACAACCAcatcgcgacgccgaccaagAACTGGCTCGACCTTATCAAGGACCCGAAGAAGTACGGCCGGGTCATCAAGCCTG ACAACTTCCCTCGTGTCCCGGGATCGCTGTTGAGGAGGGAATGGGTCGACTCAGGCGCGTCGCCATCAGATCTCGGCGTCTCGGAGCCGGCCTATCCGCCCGAATTCCCCCCGACGCTCTTCTACGGCCCGACAAGAGAGCCGCTGGTAGTCACGGCGGCAGAGGGCGGGCTCTCATCCATGGGTGGAATGGTACCAGACGCCAGCTTGACCGTGGACGACGTTGCGCGGCTGGTTGGCCCAGAAAAGCTCGTGGACGTCATCGACGTCGCGACGCAGCAGAGCTCACAGTGGCCCTTGGCCAAGTGGGCCGCGTacctcaaggccaaggcagACCCGTCGGCCGCGGGCCCATCAAAAGTGTACAATATCATCTCGTTGGAAATCTCCGGCTcggagctcgcgcagcttgtcCGCCCGCCCAAGattgtcgccgacgtcgactgGGTCGAGAACTACTGGCACTTTCCCGGCGGGAAGGAGGCCAccatgcgcgcggcggcgaagaaggaggatgacgaggccgagggggaggacgagggcaagcCTAGGCCACGGCAGAAGAATGACTGGCCCAAGGTCCAGCTGTATTGCCTG ATGGGAATGAAGGACTCGTGGACAGATTGGCACGTCGACttcgccgcgagctcggtgtACTACAACGTGCACACTGGGTCCAAAGTCTTCTTTTTTATCCGCCCGACCGAGGCGAATCTGGCCGCTTATGCACAGT GGTCTGGATCCCATGAGCTCCAGTCCAACACCTGGCTACCAGATATGtgcgacgaggtgcgcaaGGTGACCCTGACCGCGGGCGATACCAT GATCATTCCTGCGGGATACATCCACGCAGTG TTCACCCCAATAGACTCTATCGTCTTTGGAGGCAACTTTGTTCACTCCTACGACATCCCAACGCAGCTACGCTTGCGGCAGATCGAGATTGACACCAAGGTGCCGCAGAGGTTCAGGTTCCCGTTCTTTGAAAA gcTGTGTTGGTATGTCGCGCAGAAGCATGTGTCCGACCTGCGTGCAGTGCGAACATACCGCCCCGGTGGCAAGCAGGCTACCGTCACCAAACCCGGCGACCGTGTCCTACATGGCCTCGTCTACCTCGCTCGCTTCCTCATCAGACAGGTCCAGATGATGGAGGACCCAAAGACCGACGACAAGCATCGGAGGTTGATCTGGAATCGGATACCGAACGAGGTACAGGACGCCGGGGCCCTGGCGCACGAACTGCTGTGGCGCGTGGAGCAGGAGCTTCCAGACTCGTGGgaagatgaggaggaggtcaaggTTGAGGAGACAGGGGGAAAGGGgcgcaagaagaagggctcGGCCGCGGTCAACGGCTCGAATGGATCAAAGCCATCGTCCCTGCCGCGCGCCAAGTCGTtgcagctgctcgacaagcCCGCATCGTCCAGGACATGGCGCTTCTCCCCTGC CCCATGGGAGCAGGAAGACAACCCGATCGCTCAGAACAGCACTACTGTGATGCTCCCTCGGCCAGGAGCTACCGAAACCGAGGAGGCAGAGGTCGTCGAAGCAGTGTACAGCCAGCGCCGGAGGCGCACACGCACTGAAGAGGGCGAGctggtgctcgaggagcaggacTTGGTGTTCACCGAGCGGCGGACGATctggcgaggagcgcag CTGCGTACCGGGCGAAAACTCTTCTCTC ccgcGAGCCTGCggtacgacgacgcgccaaACACGCatgtcgagctgctcgacgccgccttCCCCGGCGCATTGCCA GTGatcgaccccgaggccgtgcGGCTGTCCCTCCTGACGGCCTTCGCGCTCGGCTGCGACATC aaCCCGCGCTCGACGTTTGATAGGAAACACTACTTCTACCATGACATTCCGTCGTCGTATCAAATAACGCAGCACTACA ACCccatcgcgcgcgccgggtcGGTACGCTTCGAGCACGGCGAAGCGGGGGTCATGCGCGACTTTGACGTCGGCATCGTGCAGCTCCAGATCGAGCAG GACACGGCCAAGAGCCAGACCGTCGGCGGTGAagtgctcgtcgacctcaaccGTGCCGGTACGGGCCTCATGGAGGTGGTCACGCAGCCTGACATGCGGAgcgcggaggaggccggcgcgttT GGAAATCTGCGCGTTGACGCCAATGTGTCAGTTAGGAGGCCGGGAGAGCCGTTCCGCACACGGTGCGAGATCAAGAACGTCAACTCTGTGCGGTTCCTGCAGCAAGCTGTTG AGGCGGAGCGCGCACGACACATTGAGCACTACGAGACCAACCCCGACACACCGTTGCGGCAAGAGACACGCGGCTTGAACGAGATGACGGGCAAGACGTACGCGCTCAGGtcgaaggaggaggccgaggactACCGCTACATGCCCGACTCTAACCTGCCTGCGATTGCCGTCAAGGAG GACTTCCTTGACTCGCTGCGCGAGTCACTACCCGAGATGCCTTGGGTGACGGTCAAGCGCCTCACCTCCGCGTACGGTCTCGactcgcgcgacgtcgagactctgatcggcctcgacgagtaCCACGGGGCGGGGATCGCGTACTTTGAAGAGGTTGTCGGGGGCGATGTGGCTCTGGGGCGCAAGGCGTCCAACTG GATCGCGCACGAGCTCATCGGCCAGTTGACCAAGGTCAACAAGACGTGGACGCCAGAGGCTGTCCCCGCGGCCTTGCTGCGCGAGATCATCGTCGCCGTGGAGGAGAGCAAGATCACCGGCTCAACAGGCCGTAACGTGCTCAAGCATGTTCTGAGCACCGGGTCGgccggctcgctcgacgacctcctgACGGCCCTGGGCATCACACCGTCGTCTGCAGACGACCTCCGGGCCCTATGCGACGCTGTCATTGCCAAGCTGCccaaggaggccgacaaggtgCGCAAGGGCAACGACAAGGTAGTCATGCGTCTCGTGGGCGAGGTGATGAAGGTCAGCAAGGGGACTGCAGACGCCAAGgcagcgcgcgagctgctgctcgacatTCTTAGAGCATGA
- the bye1 gene encoding Transcription factor bye1 yields MTTAEAGPSTAPVATRTSSRIRQKSSRAIDSEDTEKLLAAAKARASAASTPAPEQPVAESAAEATATAEPSRKGKERPKRGAAPAPTKYRKSKYCVCKEARPGPMIECGECGNWFHFDCLNLDPEEAERIRKSRARHRKINTNTADNYVCTECEEKTGKKTTKIHDLETFPSPKPPSDVEVKVTGKRKASGKKKATSPPPEDPASPKSASESEDDESEAAPSEAESDAESDDDKPRRPTKRARKPSFAAATAPAARRLSKSEAKPKRPEPPRKASSSNASEALPPARQYVLDKMAATIRSIYGEEKMSAEFAEEYGRTLEAAIFANFKEIIKGKEAAGGRYKAQFNLLHSSLSKDVRPDLKQEIVDGILPPAKLALLNSEQLASAEQLEVINKAKQEALRQTVRMKDDMTGEVRIGRDGFEKAEDRREAEMSEIVRLEEAQRRRESGVAEPAPVPPSPVRRESVEVAASPQTITGSPAAATASPKSPILRRKSSANLPPRAPAVSLQSAWGSNIEEEVKEAIDFDDEDQKIDLSDIVPDAVDEDEEDEVLNDDMNIDEEKTALQVFLDKPAGWTGGLSNPAKESPHVPPVQLRLAAGRVSAPPPDEYWGRLLPQPVIAITGRVPTAHSLQYLSDRRMDRTKELVTVVFTLDDKASADERAAFNEIVEFHVQRDRHGIYHPYGDRPPRGVARELYLIPLRPSDPTPELMDLLDNYALPKDGRAESVFIGVFVVNRDTPPATVQSPAEPQRRAPPAPLPHQPYRPPQKQQQPPAIRSPVAPPEPTPAPKLPNLQGLLASLNPTAIANVIGSQPNRPPPPPPPTLPGNHRPPPMGYYPPPPAPYAPPQDYGRRDDEYNPGYDPRGQYDNNRPQHDPYGYRSPPGPSGGGRAPPPHMAPYGYRSPPPGQGRGGPPPRGPGGQGGWGGGNDRYPPPTGPQGNRWGGGGGRR; encoded by the exons ATGACAACAGCAGAAGCAGGACCATCCACAGCGCCGGTAGCGACACGCACGTCGAGCAGAATACGGCAAAAATCGAGCCGCGCCATCGACAGTGAGGACACGGAGAAGCTCTtagccgccgccaaggctcGTGCGAGCGCAGCGTCGACCCCGGCTCCAGAGCAGCCTGTCGCTGagagcgccgccgaggccactGCTACTGCCGAGCCGTCGCGCAAAGGCAAGGAGAGGCCCAAGAGGGGCGCAGCACCCGCGCCGACAAAGTACCGCAAGTCCAAGTACTGCGTCTGCAAGGAAGCCCGGCCCGGGCCGATGATCGAGTGCGGAGAGTGCGGTAACTG GTTCCACTTCGACTGCCTCAACCTCGATccggaggaggccgagcgcatcCGTAAGTCCCGCGCTCGTCATCGTAAGATCAACACCAACACTGCAGACAATTACGTGTGTACCGAGTGCGAGGAGAAGACGGGcaagaagacgacga AAATCCACGACCTCGAGACTTTCCCGTCGCCAAAGCCACCGTCCGACGTCGAAGTCAAAGTCACaggcaagcgcaaggcctcagggaagaagaaggcg acctcgccaccaccagaaGATCCAGCGTCTCCAAAGTCTGCCAGCGAGTCGGAGGACGATGAATCAGAAGCTGCTCCAAGTGAAGCCGAGTCAGATGCCgaaagcgacgacgacaagcctCGCCGGCCTACCAAGCGCGCGAGGAAGCCTTCGTTCGCCGCAGCTACGGCCCCGGCAGCGCGCCGCTTGTCCAAGTCTGAGGCAAAGCCCAAGCGTCCAGAACCCCCTAGGAAGGCCTCCAGCTCCAATGCATCTGAAGCACTTCCACCTGCACGACAGTATGTTCTCGACAAGATGGCCGCGACGATCAGGTCAATATATGGCGAGGAGAAGATGAGCGCCGAGTTTGCCGAGGAGTACGGCCGCACCCTTGAAGCTGCGATCTTTGCCAACTTCAAGGAGATcatcaagggcaaggaggccgcGGGTGGACGGTACAA GGCACAATTCAACCTTCTCCACTCGTCGCTGTCCAAGGATGTTCGGCCAGACCTGAAGCAGGAGATTGTCGACGGCATTCTCCCACCAgccaagctcgccctcctcaacTCTGAGCAGCTAGCGtccgccgagcagctcgaggtgATCAACAAGGCGAAGCAGGAGGCACTGCGGCAGACTGTCAGGATGAAGGACGACATGACGGGCGAAGTGCGCATCGGGCGTGACGGCttcgagaaggccgaggaccggcgcgaggcggagatGAGCGAGATTGTGCGGCTCGAAGAggcgcagcgacggcgtgagAGTGGCGTGGCCGAGCCAGCGCCCGTCCCGCCCAGCCCTGTGCGCCGCGAGTCGGTCGAagtggccgcctcgccccagACAATCACCGGCTCGCCCGCAgccgcgaccgcgtcgcccaAGTCGCCCATCCTGCGCCGCAAGTCGTCAGCCAATCTCCCACCCCGCGCGCCTGCCGTGTCCCTCCAGTCGGCGTGGGGCTCGAACATTGAAGAagaggtcaaggaggccatcgactttgacgacgaggaccagAAGATTGACCTGAGCGATATCGTGcccgatgccgtcgacgaggacgaggaggacgaggtgctcaaTGACGACATGAACATTGACGAGGAGAAGACCGCGCTGCAAGTCTTCCTCGACAAGCCGGCGGGCTGGACAGGCGGGCTCTCCAACCCGGCCAAGGAGTCGCCCCATGTCCCGCCGGTACagctgcgcctcgccgctggccgcgtGTCTGCCCCACCGCCAGACGAGTACTGGGGGCGCTTGCTACCGCAGCCCGTTATCGCCATCACGGGCCGCGTGCCGACAGCCCACAGCCTGCAGTACCTCTCCGACCGGCGGATGGACCGCACCAAAGAGCTCGTTACGGTCGTGttcacgctcgacgacaaggcaagcgccgacgagcgggctGCGTTTAACGAGATTGTCGAGTTTCACGTCCAGAGGGA CCGCCATGGAATCTACCACCCGTACGGCGACCGCCCAcctcgcggcgtcgcgcgcgagctgtaCCTCATCCCCTTGCGCCCGTCGGACCCGACCCCAGAGCTCATGGACCTGCTGGACAACTACGCGCTGCCGAAggacggccgcgccgagtcggtctTTATCGGCGTCTTCGTCGTCAACAGGGacacgccgccagcgacggTGCAGTCGCCCGCTGAAccacagcgccgcgcgccgcccgcgccgctcccacACCAGCCGTACCGCCCCCCacagaagcagcagcagcccccaGCGATCAggtcgcccgtcgcgccgcccgagccgacgccggcgccgaagctGCCCAACCTCCAGGGCCTGCTCGCGAGCCTCAACCCGACGGCCATCGCGAACGTGATCGGCTCGCAGCCGAACCGGcccccacctccgccaccgcctaCCCTGCCTGGCAACcacaggccgccgccgatgggGTACTAccctcctccgccggcgccgtaTGCCCCGCCGCAGGACTATGGGCGCAGGGACGACGAGTACAACCCCGGGTACGACCCGCGGGGCCAGTACGACAACAACAGGCCACAGCACGACCCGTACGGGTACCGCAGCCCGCCAGGCCCTTCGGGCGGTGGCCGCGCACCCCCGCCACACATGGCCCCCTATGGCTACCGCAGCCCACCGCCTGGACAGGGCCGCGGTGGCCCGCCGCCTAGAGGCCCCGGGGGCCAGGGAGGCTGGGGTGGTGGAAATGACAGGTACCCACCGCCCACTGGCCCACAGGGTAACcgctggggtggtggtggcggccgtAGATAG
- the LAC2_3 gene encoding Laccase-2 — translation MRVSIQLYFAVALALLALATATPAEDYDQAPAASTQRSWKRLLGFCILGMPLFGDCNNSPGGFRPPPPNPWQVPNPPPFGGGPQPLPPVGGGGPGPGPIGGGPSPTPTAASTSTPGPTGGATNPPSGGVTDPTSPSSTAPTAPTPANNSTGPTSPTDAPVPTPTDPAVPTKPTTIGTTASIWSYPQAELPSRTASTKPAGYTPTGGSYIWPWKQTRTYNFNIQYAQAAPDGFLRRIRTINGEYPGPMIEANQGDTLVINVVNQLDIPQSIHWHGMRQNFTNHMDGVPGVHQCSIPPGGSYTYRFNLDNEFGTFWYHGHYANSMADGVYGPLIIHSRNDPLKQYQHFDSERVMMLTDWQHDDSMIISKGLMDMSVGYRGSPAPPNPDSILINGIGQTDCKSMQQDVQCRAKQSVYAEVKGSYGSKLRLRIINTGTHAMIRFSIDKHRLQVVEVDDTPIQPVWVNELALNSAQRYSVVVQLNQGWIGDSFWMRARPAGYCLGGIKGPDISAVGILRYTDFLGLTWNSKPIPNTQPWHDLADIQKSPCVDLDETNGPLVPMIPQSAPSTYDTVSFHSSFGRFIDPASGKPFFGFGYNGINFNNYINDPLLAQLERGLDLNNSAHAHTAHFVFPTVGAVDIIINQEDTAPFAHPFHLHGRPFMLVGRGKGIMTPELLHTVQLNTQNPLRRDTVTIDHESWAVLRLITDTPGVWPIHCHIGWHLAVGKMGVVVVQPDTIKNRFSRPADWTNLCAGTDPDELGPARRAGLLPPQARARHYADEMAARPIEA, via the coding sequence ATGCGCGTCTCTATCCAACTCTATttcgccgtcgccctcgccctgctggcgctggcgacAGCAACCCCTGCCGAAGACTACGACCAGGCcccagcggcgtcgacccagcGCTCGTGGAAGCGTCTGCTGGGCTTCTGTATCCTCGGCATGCCGCTCTTTGGCGACTGTAACAACTCGCCTGGAGGCttcaggccgccgccaccaaacCCGTGGCAGGTGCCCAACCCGCCTCCATTTGGTGGCGGACCGCAGCCCCTGccgcccgtcggcggcggcgggcccgGCCCTGGGCCTATCGGTGGCGGACCGAGCCCCACGCCGACTGCTGCttcgacgagcacgcccggCCCGACTGGTGGCGCCACGAACCCGCCCTCTGGCGGCGTGACGGACCCCACTAGCCCCTCGTCGACTGCCCCCACTGCTCCCACACCCGCGAACAACTCTACCGGCCCCACGAGCCCCACGGACGCGCCTGTCCCGACGCCTACTGACCCCGCTGTGCCGAccaagccgacgacgatcgGCACGACCGCCAGCATCTGGAGCTACccccaggccgagctgccttctcgcacggcgtcgaccaaGCCGGCAGGCTACACGCCCACTGGCGGCTCGTACATTTGGCCGTGGAAGCAGACGCGCACGTACAACTTCAACATCCAGTATGCGCAGGCTGCGCCCGACGGCTTCCTGCGCCGCATTCGCACCATCAACGGCGAGTACCCCGGCCCGATGATCGAGGCCAACCAGGGCGACACGCTCGTCATCAACGTCGTCAACCAGCTCGACATCCCCCAGTCGATCCACTGGCACGGCATGCGCCAGAACTTCACCAACCACATGgacggcgtgcccggcgtGCACCAGTGCAGCATCCCGCCTGGCGGCAGCTACACGTACCGCTTCAACCTGGACAACGAGTTTGGCACTTTCTGGTACCACGGGCACTATGCCAACTCGATGGCGGACGGCGTGTACGGGCCGCTGATTATCCACTCGCGGAATGACCCGCTCAAGCAGTACCAGCACTTTGACTCGGAGCGGGTCATGATGCTCACCGACTGGCAGCACGACGACTCGATGATCATCTCCAAGGGGCTGATGGACATGAGCGTCGGATACCgcggctcgccggcgccgcccaacCCCGACTCGATCCTCATCAACGGTATCGGCCAGACCGACTGCAAGAGCATGCAGCAGGACGTGCAGTGCCGCGCCAAGCAGAGCGTGTACGCCGAAGTCAAGGGCAGCTACGGGTCGAAGCTGCGCCTGCGCATCATCAACACGGGCACGCACGCCATGATCCGCTTCTCGATCGACAAGCACCGCctgcaggtcgtcgaggtggacgacaCGCCCATCCAGCCCGTGTGGGTgaacgagctcgcgctcaactCGGCACAGCGGTacagcgtcgtcgtgcagctcAACCAGGGCTGGATTGGCGACTCGTTCtggatgcgcgcgcgcccagcaggctactgcctcggcggcatcaaGGGGCCTGATATCTCTGCGGTCGGTATCCTGCGGTACACCGacttcctcggcctcacgTGGAACTCGAAGCCGATCCCCAACACTCAGCCGTGGCACGACCTCGCGGACATCCAGAAATCTCCctgcgtcgacctcgacgagacCAACGGCCCCTTGGTGCCCATGATCCCCCagtccgcgccgtcgacgtacGACACGGTCTCGTTCCACTCGTCGTTCGGCCGCTTCATCGACCCGGCGAGCGGCAAGCCCTTCTTCGGGTTCGGGTACAACGGTATCAACTTTAACAACTACATCAACGacccgctcctcgcgcagctggaGCGCGGGCTCGATCTCAACAacagcgcgcacgcgcacacgGCCCACTTTGTCTTCCCCACAGTCGGCGCAGTCGATATCATCATCAACCAGGAGGACACGGCGCCCTTCGCGCACCCGTTCCACCTGCACGGCCGGCCGTTCATGCTCGTCGGGCGCGGCAAGGGCATAATGACGCCCGAGCTGTTGCACACAGTGCAGCTCAATACGCAGAACCCGCTGCGCCGGGACACGGTCACGATCGACCACGAGTCGTGGGCCGTGCTGCGGCTCATCACCGACACACCAGGCGTGTGGCCCATCCACTGCCACATTGGGTggcacctcgccgtcggcaagatgggcgtcgtcgtcgtgcagccCGACACGATCAAGAACAGGTTCTCGCGCCCAGCAGACTGGACAAATCTgtgcgccggcaccgacccagacgagctcggccccgcccgccgcgctggtcTCCTGCCGCCCCaggcccgcgcgcgccactaTGCCGACGAGATGGCCGCGAGGCCCATCGAGGCATAG
- the chp2 gene encoding Chromo domain-containing protein 2, whose translation MPAARSRSRSTSKAASRPSNGHSSRSKPAASPINVDSGEEEVEAVDVVEEDEEDDSEGGEDEYEVQAVLDHKFKKGKYEYLVAWKGYGPEHNTWEPQDNVEHAEDLVKSYWEKQPKETAGNVRKRGRPSAADAASSPKPKKGRPESASNANTRADTASVSDDDVTDYHQTHIDSVEKYMDIPDWEDLVKSIDTVERTSDGQLMVFLTMKDGAQLGQTTSLVNKRCPQQIIKFYETHLKFVPMTVPS comes from the exons atgcccgccgcccgctcgcgctcccgcAGCACGTCAAAGGCTGCATCCAGGCCAAGCAACGGCCACTCGTCGCGTAGCaagccggcggcatcgcCTATCAACGTCGActcgggcgaggaggaggtcgaggccgtcgacgttgtcgaggaggacgaggaagacgactcggagggaggagaggacgagtacgaggTGCAGGCTGTGCTGGATCACAAGTTCAAG AAGGGAAAATACGAGT ACCTTGTCGCTTGGAAGGGATACGGACCCGAGCACAACACCTGGGAACCGCAGGACAACGT cgagcacgccgaggacctcgtcaAGTCCTATTGGGAGAAGCAGCCCAAGGAGACGGCGGGCAACGTGCGTAAGCGCGGCCGCCCGTCGGCAGCCGatgcggcgtcgtcgcccaagcccaagaagggACGGCCAGAGAGCGCCTCCAACGCCAACACGCGCGCCGATACCGCCTCCgtgtcggacgacgacgtgacggATTACCACCAGACGCACATCGACAGCGTTGAGAAGTACATGGACATCCCGGACTGGGAGGACTTGGTGAAGAGCATCGACACTGTCGAGAGGACCTCGGACGGCCAGTTGATGGTGTTCTTGACGAT GAaggacggcgcgcagctcggacAGACGACATCACTGGTCAACAAGCGCTGCCCGCAGCAGATTATCAAGTTCTACGAGACGCACCTCAAGTTCGTGCCCATGACCGTACCAAGCTGA
- the SCAMP4 gene encoding Secretory carrier-associated membrane protein 4 — MSSHYGGQPLDANPFADPQNPFQQSNASAFSLESVGRATPTGGAANIGAYVADHDRRAQELEQKQRELEARERQLQQREAEVEQLKPNWPPFVPILVHRIELIPPEQQKAAKLTYTYWLSLVVALVLNFVVSLLHLFVGGSVGGLISSAVFLAFISIFSFVLWYYPIYTGWRRLHKRGAALLFYMFFIFFSFHIIFCLYMAIGIGAGGSGGLYSTIKLMIEHHWVAGIFGIITSIFWIFQLVGGLVIFRLIWNFKNGNSEISFANAKTEFQGLGALFKLFRATTG; from the exons ATGAGCA GCCACTACGGCGGTCAGCCTCTCGACGCCAACCCGTTCGCGGACCCACAAAACCCGTTCCAGCAGTCGAATgcgtcggccttctcgctTGAGAgcgtcggccgcgcgacgccgaccggcggcgccgccaacatTGGCGCCTATGTCGCTGaccacgaccgccgcgcccaggagctcgagcagaagcagcgcgagctcgaggcacGGGAACGccagctccagcagcgcgaggccgaggtcgagcagctcaagccCAACTGGCCGCCTT TCGTCCCTATTCTCGTTCACCGCATCGAGCTCATCCCGCCCGAGCAGCAGAAGGCGGCCAAGCTGACATACACCTACTGGCTCTCCCTTGTTGTGGCTCTCGTGCTCAACTTTGTGGTGTCGCTCCTCCACCTCTTTGTCGGTGGATCAGT TGGAGGCCTCATCTCCTCGGCCGTGTTCCTGGCTTTCATCAGCATCTTCTCTTTCGTCCTCTGGTACTACCCCATCTACACGGGCTGGCGCCGGCTCCACAAGAGGGGCGCTGCTCTCCTTTTCT acaTGTTCTTCATCTTCTTCTCGTTCCACATCATCTTCTGCCTGTACATGGCCATTggcatcggcgccggcggctcgggcggccTGTACAGCACGATCAAGCTCATGATTGAGCACCACTGGGTCGCGGGCATCTTCGGCATCATCACCTCGATCTTCTGGATcttccagctcgtcggcggcctggtgATCTTCCGCCTCATCTGGAACTTCAAGAACGGCAACTCGGAGATCAGCTTTGCGAACGCCAAGACCGAGTTCCAGGGCCTCGGAGCGCTCTTCAAGCTCTTCCGCGCAACGACCGGTTAA